Genomic segment of Kibdelosporangium phytohabitans:
GGACGTCCGTGTGTGTCTCCCGCATGTGCTCGACGAACTCCTCGGGCGCCCCGTGCTCGTGCCACCACTGCGGATCGCTTGCCTCGTGCACGAGAACGCTTGCGCCGGAGGCGAGTGTGGGGATGTTCGGCGTGAGTGCGGTGTCCCCCGAGAAGACCACGCTGCCGTGTTCGGTCTCGAACCGGTACGCCAGGCTGGGGAAGACGGCACCGTGGGACACCAGGATCGCTGTCACCTCGACGTCGTCGTTGCGCATCACGGGAAACGGCTTCATCACCGGCGCTGTGTCGCCGATCGGCGAGGCGCCGACGTCCGGCAGCTTGATCTCGTGCACCCGCAGGGCGCTGACCGGGTCGTGTCCGATGTGCTCGGCGATGAAGGTGTTGCTGGAGTACGCGAACGCCTCGTTCGACAGCCTGGTCAGGTCGGCGAGGCCGGGCGTCGGGTGGTGGGGTGCGACCCATTTCGCGCCCTGGACGTCCGGGAGCGCGCCCGCGCTGGGCGGGCCGTACACGTCGACGGTCGGCACGCTGCCGGTTCCCGGCATGACTGTGGGCGCCAGGAACGTGGCGATGGTGAAGTAGTCGGCGATGTGGTCGGCGTGGAGGTGGGTGATGAAGGCGGCCTTGAGCCGTGCCGGATCCAGGCCCGCGCGCACGTACTGGG
This window contains:
- a CDS encoding MBL fold metallo-hydrolase, which produces MNREAKTQMSRRAVLRSGAWAAGVATVGALSPGTAAATGATTTGSELVLLGTAAGPALTSGRYGIASALVVRGNVYLVDCGRGALSQYVRAGLDPARLKAAFITHLHADHIADYFTIATFLAPTVMPGTGSVPTVDVYGPPSAGALPDVQGAKWVAPHHPTPGLADLTRLSNEAFAYSSNTFIAEHIGHDPVSALRVHEIKLPDVGASPIGDTAPVMKPFPVMRNDDVEVTAILVSHGAVFPSLAYRFETEHGSVVFSGDTALTPNIPTLASGASVLVHEASDPQWWHEHGAPEEFVEHMRETHTDVLDLGVVARESDVGSLVLSHIGDFQSQQQWQQRAALGARKGRYRGRVTVGEDLKRLRVVR